One Endozoicomonas gorgoniicola DNA window includes the following coding sequences:
- a CDS encoding OmpP1/FadL family transporter, protein MHHLCTGLYRAASLFCVMAYSAHSLAAGYSLNENSASYMGTGFAGRASNPVDASIAANNPAGISFVKHNTLSVGSALIFKGGEFEGQYKRPPLPPYDNGQTLRGKSTDFQKTTPVPFGHLSIPFNDQITAGLSAYGPFGIELDYKDGWPGKYFGDETSVKVINLQGTLSFKAGEDFAIGIGLIGAYVKGRLTQTAGVPDVLPIDATIEGDDNTLGWNIGVIWQINKQTKIGAVYHSQLEFTLDGDIKVQGRLMVPENPLIDASVNDKVDAKLDITMPERAALSITHQIDSRWTLMADATWTRWSRFKQFYIKAKSNVKISQSGIPNLPPEIATDPSSYIPMNWKDVWAFSVGTSYRIAPQWLLRLGYMRDLSPVDDKNRTVRSPDADRNWFTCGASWQPTEQLSIDVAYAYVVMDKGSISEAKYNGTPPHNVNAEYGKITGEYNNSSHIVAAQLNYRF, encoded by the coding sequence ATGCATCATCTCTGCACCGGCTTATACCGGGCTGCCTCCCTTTTCTGCGTTATGGCTTACTCTGCCCACTCTCTGGCAGCAGGTTACAGCCTCAATGAAAACTCTGCCAGCTACATGGGGACAGGCTTTGCCGGTCGTGCCTCAAACCCCGTCGACGCTTCCATAGCAGCCAATAACCCGGCAGGGATCAGCTTTGTGAAACACAATACCCTCTCTGTGGGTTCTGCGCTGATCTTCAAAGGAGGTGAGTTTGAGGGACAATATAAAAGACCGCCTCTACCCCCCTATGACAATGGGCAAACTCTTCGTGGCAAAAGCACTGACTTTCAAAAAACGACACCGGTTCCTTTTGGACATTTATCAATTCCTTTCAACGATCAAATAACGGCTGGCCTGAGTGCTTACGGCCCCTTTGGTATTGAACTGGACTACAAAGATGGCTGGCCCGGCAAGTACTTCGGTGATGAAACCAGCGTTAAAGTCATCAATTTACAAGGTACGTTGTCGTTTAAGGCAGGGGAAGACTTTGCCATCGGTATCGGACTGATTGGTGCTTATGTCAAAGGCAGGCTGACGCAAACTGCCGGTGTTCCGGATGTTCTGCCCATCGATGCGACGATAGAGGGCGACGATAATACCTTGGGCTGGAACATAGGGGTTATATGGCAGATTAATAAACAAACGAAAATTGGCGCTGTGTATCATTCTCAGCTGGAGTTTACGCTGGATGGTGACATCAAGGTACAGGGCAGGCTGATGGTTCCCGAAAATCCACTGATTGATGCGTCGGTCAATGATAAGGTCGATGCCAAACTCGATATTACTATGCCAGAACGGGCAGCTTTGAGTATTACCCACCAGATTGATTCTCGCTGGACGCTGATGGCAGACGCCACCTGGACCCGCTGGAGTCGTTTTAAACAGTTTTACATCAAAGCCAAAAGTAATGTGAAGATCAGCCAGTCCGGTATTCCCAATCTGCCTCCTGAAATCGCCACTGATCCGTCTTCCTATATTCCCATGAACTGGAAAGACGTATGGGCGTTTTCTGTGGGAACTTCTTACCGGATAGCGCCACAATGGCTGCTGCGTTTGGGTTACATGCGGGATCTGTCACCAGTAGACGACAAAAATCGTACTGTTCGCTCTCCGGATGCCGACCGGAACTGGTTTACCTGTGGAGCCAGCTGGCAGCCGACTGAACAGTTGAGCATTGATGTGGCTTACGCTTATGTAGTGATGGACAAAGGTAGCATTTCAGAAGCAAAATATAACGGCACCCCGCCCCATAACGTGAATGCTGAATACGGCAAAATCACCGGGGAATATAATAACAGTTCGCACATTGTGGCAGCACAGTTGAACTATCGCTTTTAA
- the gcvPA gene encoding aminomethyl-transferring glycine dehydrogenase subunit GcvPA, with translation MTENRVVYPYIPNTAPETKAALMKKVNVTDEMELFNSIPEHLLQKEMNLPEAMLDEYTVRRHTEELLAGNANLSTHKYFLGAGCAPHYVPAVVDEIIGRGELSTAYAGLMADQGKSQIQFEYQSMMAELLDMDCIAMPQYDGGTSAGHSIRIACRITGRRKVLMPKSMNPQNKEIVHNYLGGIDQQYAQIEYIGYDSETGLLDLEELKQKLDDQTAAVFIENPTFLGIVETQAEEIGQLAKTAGAEFIVYADPISLGVVEAPGSYGATIACGDIHSLGLHMLAGCGVAGYVMVKDKKEYLYELKDQMVAASPTSAEGEIGFSWVAAFERTSYAVREEASEFTGTNAALWTMAAGVYLALMGPQGMEDVGESIMQKSQYAARKLAELPGVEIKLSGPFFKEFVVDFSGTGRSVSEINKSLMNQKIFGGYDLSSTFPELGQSALYCVTEIHTQKDIDELVETIKAAI, from the coding sequence ATGACTGAGAATAGAGTGGTTTATCCTTATATTCCGAATACGGCACCGGAGACCAAGGCTGCATTGATGAAGAAAGTCAATGTGACCGACGAAATGGAGTTGTTTAATTCCATTCCGGAGCACCTGCTGCAAAAGGAGATGAATCTCCCTGAGGCGATGCTGGATGAATACACCGTACGCAGGCACACGGAAGAGTTGCTGGCCGGTAACGCCAACCTGTCAACCCATAAGTACTTCCTGGGAGCAGGCTGTGCACCCCATTATGTCCCCGCTGTTGTTGATGAGATCATTGGCCGTGGTGAACTGAGTACGGCCTATGCCGGTTTGATGGCGGACCAGGGTAAGTCCCAGATTCAGTTTGAATACCAGAGCATGATGGCCGAGCTGCTGGATATGGACTGTATTGCGATGCCTCAGTACGACGGCGGCACCTCCGCAGGCCACTCCATCCGTATTGCCTGCCGTATTACCGGTCGTCGCAAGGTTCTGATGCCAAAGAGCATGAACCCCCAGAACAAGGAGATTGTTCACAACTATCTGGGGGGCATTGATCAGCAGTATGCCCAGATTGAATACATCGGTTACGACAGCGAAACCGGCCTGCTGGATCTGGAGGAGCTGAAGCAGAAGCTGGACGACCAGACCGCTGCCGTCTTTATTGAGAATCCTACCTTCCTCGGCATTGTCGAAACTCAGGCTGAAGAAATCGGCCAGCTGGCGAAAACCGCTGGCGCTGAGTTTATTGTTTATGCCGATCCTATCTCTCTGGGTGTTGTAGAAGCACCGGGATCTTACGGCGCTACCATTGCCTGTGGTGACATTCACTCCCTGGGGCTGCATATGCTGGCCGGTTGCGGCGTGGCAGGCTATGTGATGGTCAAGGACAAAAAAGAGTATCTGTACGAACTGAAAGACCAGATGGTAGCGGCTTCCCCGACTTCTGCTGAAGGAGAGATCGGTTTTTCATGGGTGGCTGCGTTTGAGCGGACTTCCTACGCAGTGCGTGAAGAAGCTTCCGAATTTACCGGAACCAACGCTGCACTCTGGACCATGGCTGCAGGCGTCTATCTGGCGCTGATGGGGCCGCAGGGTATGGAAGATGTGGGCGAGAGCATCATGCAAAAGTCCCAGTATGCGGCCCGCAAACTGGCAGAGCTGCCTGGCGTAGAAATCAAACTGTCTGGTCCTTTCTTTAAAGAGTTTGTGGTTGATTTCAGTGGCACTGGCCGCTCTGTGTCTGAGATCAACAAGAGCCTGATGAATCAGAAGATCTTTGGTGGTTACGATCTTTCATCCACCTTCCCTGAGTTGGGGCAGAGCGCCCTGTACTGTGTGACTGAAATTCACACTCAGAAGGATATTGATGAGCTGGTAGAAACAATCAAGGCCGCTATTTAA
- the gcvPB gene encoding aminomethyl-transferring glycine dehydrogenase subunit GcvPB — protein sequence MEKVQLREFHQARWNEPVIMEMGTPGERGILVPQAEAAVKSEVGDGVSVLGKVRRKSRPALPEVNQALVNRHYIRLSQENMGADNTLGISQGTCTLKYSPKVQEHVVSRHPGLAGVHPLQSEESMQGILKIYYETEQIMKEIGGMDRISFLPASGGHAIYSNAQIISAYHKANGNSHKNEIITTLHSHPVDAAATSILGYRVITLMPDEKTGLPSLEEFKAALSDKTAGIFITNPEDTGIYNDQIDEFTKAAHDVGALCAYDQANANALLGIARAREAGFDLMHFNLHKTFSSPHGGGGPGCGALGCIEELAPYLPKPTVEFDGSKYRVDYDREQSIGHIKAFLGNFPVVVRAYMWCRTLGAEGLKQAAVISVLNNQYMTDEILEKVPGVSLHYSPEVRRMEQTRLSFDKLFEKTGGLGIDAVNARLVDYGLSELWQSHHPYTVPEPFTPEPCDSYNKEDIDYYVEVLKTVANECLENPEMVAQAPYKASRHVPNHVMGESFEVVASTWRQYVRRFKK from the coding sequence ATGGAAAAAGTACAATTACGAGAGTTTCATCAGGCTCGCTGGAATGAGCCGGTTATCATGGAAATGGGAACGCCCGGAGAGCGGGGCATTCTGGTTCCACAGGCTGAGGCTGCGGTCAAGTCTGAAGTAGGCGACGGCGTATCAGTACTGGGCAAGGTCAGAAGAAAGAGCAGGCCCGCTCTGCCAGAAGTCAACCAGGCACTGGTGAACCGCCATTACATCCGCCTGTCCCAGGAAAACATGGGCGCTGATAACACGCTGGGTATTTCCCAGGGCACCTGCACCCTGAAGTACAGCCCGAAGGTTCAGGAACACGTGGTCAGCCGTCACCCGGGTCTGGCGGGTGTGCATCCGCTTCAGTCTGAAGAGTCCATGCAGGGCATTCTAAAGATCTACTACGAAACCGAGCAGATTATGAAGGAAATTGGTGGTATGGACCGCATCTCCTTCCTGCCAGCTTCCGGTGGTCATGCGATTTACTCCAATGCGCAGATCATCAGCGCCTACCACAAGGCCAATGGCAACAGCCATAAAAATGAGATCATCACCACCCTGCACTCCCACCCTGTTGATGCCGCAGCCACATCCATCCTGGGTTACCGGGTTATCACCCTGATGCCGGATGAAAAGACCGGCCTGCCCAGCCTGGAAGAGTTCAAGGCGGCCCTGAGTGATAAGACAGCGGGTATCTTTATCACCAACCCGGAAGATACCGGTATCTACAACGACCAGATCGACGAGTTCACTAAGGCTGCCCATGATGTGGGTGCCCTGTGTGCTTATGACCAGGCCAATGCCAACGCCCTGCTGGGTATTGCACGGGCCCGGGAAGCCGGGTTTGACCTGATGCACTTCAACCTGCACAAGACCTTCTCCTCACCTCATGGTGGCGGCGGCCCTGGCTGTGGCGCACTGGGTTGCATTGAGGAACTGGCACCTTACCTGCCCAAGCCTACGGTTGAATTTGATGGCAGCAAGTATCGCGTGGACTACGACCGTGAACAGAGCATCGGTCACATCAAGGCGTTTCTGGGCAACTTCCCTGTTGTGGTCAGGGCGTATATGTGGTGTCGCACCCTGGGTGCGGAAGGTCTGAAACAGGCGGCGGTGATCTCCGTGCTGAACAACCAGTACATGACCGATGAGATTCTGGAAAAAGTGCCGGGCGTTTCTCTGCATTATTCACCAGAAGTGCGTCGTATGGAGCAGACCCGCCTGTCATTCGACAAGCTGTTTGAGAAAACCGGTGGCCTGGGTATCGATGCGGTTAATGCCCGGTTGGTGGACTATGGTCTCTCTGAGCTGTGGCAGTCCCACCACCCTTACACCGTTCCTGAGCCCTTCACACCTGAGCCTTGTGATTCCTACAACAAGGAAGACATTGACTACTACGTGGAAGTGCTGAAAACCGTAGCGAACGAGTGTCTTGAAAATCCGGAAATGGTCGCGCAGGCACCTTATAAAGCCAGCCGTCATGTGCCGAACCATGTGATGGGTGAGTCATTTGAAGTAGTGGCCAGCACCTGGCGTCAGTACGTACGTCGCTTTAAAAAGTAA